The nucleotide sequence CGCTCTGGTGCAGCATCTGCGCGGTTTGGAGCCCGGCAGCCTCAGCAAAAGCCTGGTCGTGGTGCCGCTGCTCAATCCGGACGGCAGGATCGCCAATACCCGCAAGAACGCCCGCGGCGTCGATCCCAACCGCAATTTCCCCACCCGGGACTTCAGCGTGGGTGACCCCAGGCACAAGTATTACGGCGGCGCGCAGGCGGGCTCGGAGCCCGAGACGCAATTCCTGATCGCCTTGATGGAGCGCGAAAAACCGGAGCTGCTGGTGATGCTGCACACCCCCTACGACTTCATCAACAGCGACGGCGACACCCAGGGCCTGGGGCCCGGCCTGGCCAAAACCCTGGGCATGGAGTACCACGCCTCGATGGATTATCCCACCCCCGGCTCCGTTGGCACCTACTTTGGCAAGGAACGCGGCGTGCCGGTGATCACGGTGGAGTTTCCGTCCCGGGCGGACGTCTGGGCCAGATACGGGGAAAAAATGCTGAAG is from Candidatus Cloacimonadota bacterium and encodes:
- a CDS encoding succinylglutamate desuccinylase/aspartoacylase family protein, which gives rise to MNRSAANLIRLGTALLVLALGACSCRARLDQASLETGPAEASEQPAKQTGTEASAPTPGAPFLEPGKSFQGREITVHRFAGSGSRKILIVGGIHGNEPESEIFASALVQHLRGLEPGSLSKSLVVVPLLNPDGRIANTRKNARGVDPNRNFPTRDFSVGDPRHKYYGGAQAGSEPETQFLIALMEREKPELLVMLHTPYDFINSDGDTQGLGPGLAKTLGMEYHASMDYPTPGSVGTYFGKERGVPVITVEFPSRADVWARYGEKMLKFLLEAGGD